One window of Silurus meridionalis isolate SWU-2019-XX chromosome 9, ASM1480568v1, whole genome shotgun sequence genomic DNA carries:
- the LOC124390986 gene encoding cAMP-specific 3',5'-cyclic phosphodiesterase 4D-like isoform X9: MFKRMLNRELTQLSETSRSGNQVSEFIASTFLEKPHDVEILSPPLKEKEKKRRPMSQISGVKKLTHSPSLAPSRIPRFGVNTEHESLLAKEIEDINRWGLDIFKIAEHSGNRPLTVIMYTIFQERDLLKCFKIPADTFITFMMTLEGHYHADVAYHNNIHAADVVQSTHVLLSSPALEDVFTDLEIMAALFASAIHDVDHPGVSNQFLINTNSELALMYNDASVLENHHLAVGFKLLQEENCDIFQNLSKKQRQSLRTMVIDMVLATDMSKHMNFLADLKTMVETKKVTSLGVLLLDNYSDRIQVLQNMVHCADLSNPTKPLEIYRQWTDRIMVEYFTQGDRERDKGMEISPMCDKHTASVEKSQVGFIDYIVHPLWETWADLVHPDAQEILDTLEDNREWYQSMIRHSPSPPPEEQDSHGAIGASTSEKFQFELTLEEEGESDSESPQEEPECSVTRCQRTLSPETTNKHTAKD, from the exons ATG TTTAAAAGAATGCTGAACCGTGAACTTACTCAGCTGTCAGAGACGAGCCGCTCGGGAAACCAAGTGTCCGAGTTCATAGCAAGCACATTTTTAG AGAAACCACACGATGTGGAGATTCTGTCTCCACCACtcaaggagaaggagaagaagcgGCGTCCCATGTCTCAAATCAGTGGAGTTAAGAAGTTGACACACAGCCCGAGCCTCGCCCCCAGTCGCATCCCTCGATTTGGGGTCAACACTGAGCACGAGAGCCTGCTAGCCAAG GAAATAGAAGACATCAATCGCTGGGGCCTTGATATTTTTAAAATAGCTGAGCATTCAGGGAATCGGCCACTAACGGTTATAATGTACACGATATTCCAG GAACGAGACCTCCTGAAGTGCTTTAAGATCCCAGCGGACACATTTATCACCTTCATGATGACATTAGAGGGACACTACCACGCTGATGTCGCCTATCACAATAACATCCATGCTGCTGACGTAGTGCAATCCACACATGTGCTCCTCTCCTCACCTGCTTTAGAG GATGTCTTCACCGACCTTGAAATCATGGCTGCTTTGTTCGCGAGTGCCATACATGATGTTGATCATCCTGGAGTGTCAAACCAATTCCTCATTAACACCA actCTGAGTTGGCTCTGATGTATAATGATGCATCTGTACTGGAGAACCACCACCTGGCTGTGGGCTTTAAACTACTACAGGAAGAAAACTGTGACATCTTTCAGAACCTGAGCAAGAAGCAGCGGCAGTCACTGCGCACGATGGTCATCGACATG gtattAGCCACAGACATGTCCAAGCACATGAATTTTCTGGCAGACTTAAAGACCATGGTTGAGACAAAGAAAGTGACCAGTCTTGGAGTATTGTTGCTGGACAACTACTCAGACAGAATACAG GTTCTCCAAAACATGGTCCACTGTGCCGACCTAAGCAACCCGACAAAGCCCCTCGAGATCTACAGGCAGTGGACAGACCGCATCATGGTGGAGTATTTCACACAGGGTGACCGGGAGCGCGACAAAGGCATGGAGATTAGCCCCATGTGTGACAAGCACACTGCTTCAGTGGAGAAGTCTCAG GTTGGCTTCATTGACTACATCGTACACCCTCTGTGGGAGACATGGGCTGACCTCGTCCACCCTGACGCACAAGAAATCCTTGACACTCTGGAGGACAACCGCGAGTGGTACCAGAGCATGATTCGCCACAGTCCCTCGCCCCCGCCCGAGGAACAGGACTCACACGGTGCCATTGGAGCCTCAACAAGCGAAAAGTTTCAGTTCGAGCTGACGCTGGAGGAGGAGGGCGAGTCGGACTCCGAGAGCCCTCAGGAAGAGCCTGAGTGCTCTGTGACTCGGTGCCAAAGGACGTTATCTCCTGAAACAACAAACAAGCATACTGCAAAAGATTGA
- the LOC124390986 gene encoding cAMP-specific 3',5'-cyclic phosphodiesterase 4D-like isoform X8, with protein MHKDHRLFRKGSLFNFSSGRRRHSCIGFDVENGPSVGRALDSQVSPSSGLVLQGNFPHSQRRESFLYRSDSDFDISPKGMSRNSSTASELEEGLKQWEVSCLPRHEDMIVTPFAQVLASLRTVRSNFAALTHLQDRGSCKRPSVSNPPTVCKQGVPDEACQKLAIETLEELDWCLDQLETLQTRHSVSEMASNKFKRMLNRELTQLSETSRSGNQVSEFIASTFLEKPHDVEILSPPLKEKEKKRRPMSQISGVKKLTHSPSLAPSRIPRFGVNTEHESLLAKEIEDINRWGLDIFKIAEHSGNRPLTVIMYTIFQERDLLKCFKIPADTFITFMMTLEGHYHADVAYHNNIHAADVVQSTHVLLSSPALEDVFTDLEIMAALFASAIHDVDHPGVSNQFLINTNSELALMYNDASVLENHHLAVGFKLLQEENCDIFQNLSKKQRQSLRTMVIDMVLATDMSKHMNFLADLKTMVETKKVTSLGVLLLDNYSDRIQVLQNMVHCADLSNPTKPLEIYRQWTDRIMVEYFTQGDRERDKGMEISPMCDKHTASVEKSQVGFIDYIVHPLWETWADLVHPDAQEILDTLEDNREWYQSMIRHSPSPPPEEQDSHGAIGASTSEKFQFELTLEEEGESDSESPQEEPECSVTRCQRTLSPETTNKHTAKD; from the exons TTTTGATGTTGAAAATGGACCATCAGTGGGACGAGCGCTGGACTCCCAGGTCAGCCCGAGCTCCGGCCTGGTCCTGCAGGGTAACTTCCCCCACAGCCAGCGGCGCGAGTCTTTCTTGTACCGCTCCGATTCTGACTTTGACATCTCGCCAAAAGGCATGTCTCGAAATTCCTCAACTGCCAGTGAGCT ggAAGAGGGCTTGAAACAGTGGGAAGTCAGTTGCCTGCCTCG ACATGAGGACATGATTGTAACACCGTTTGCACAG GTCCTGGCAAGTTTGCGAACAGTGCGGAGCAACTTTGCCGCACTGACTCATCTGCAGGATCGGGGAAGTTGCAA AAGGCCATCAGTGAGTAATCCTCCCACTGTGTGCAAGCAGGGTGTACCAG ATGAGGCATGCCAGAAATTGGCTATTGAAACCctggaagaacttgactggtGTCTGGACCAGTTGGAGACCCTGCAAACACGCCACTCAGTCAGCGAGATGGCCTCCAATAAG TTTAAAAGAATGCTGAACCGTGAACTTACTCAGCTGTCAGAGACGAGCCGCTCGGGAAACCAAGTGTCCGAGTTCATAGCAAGCACATTTTTAG AGAAACCACACGATGTGGAGATTCTGTCTCCACCACtcaaggagaaggagaagaagcgGCGTCCCATGTCTCAAATCAGTGGAGTTAAGAAGTTGACACACAGCCCGAGCCTCGCCCCCAGTCGCATCCCTCGATTTGGGGTCAACACTGAGCACGAGAGCCTGCTAGCCAAG GAAATAGAAGACATCAATCGCTGGGGCCTTGATATTTTTAAAATAGCTGAGCATTCAGGGAATCGGCCACTAACGGTTATAATGTACACGATATTCCAG GAACGAGACCTCCTGAAGTGCTTTAAGATCCCAGCGGACACATTTATCACCTTCATGATGACATTAGAGGGACACTACCACGCTGATGTCGCCTATCACAATAACATCCATGCTGCTGACGTAGTGCAATCCACACATGTGCTCCTCTCCTCACCTGCTTTAGAG GATGTCTTCACCGACCTTGAAATCATGGCTGCTTTGTTCGCGAGTGCCATACATGATGTTGATCATCCTGGAGTGTCAAACCAATTCCTCATTAACACCA actCTGAGTTGGCTCTGATGTATAATGATGCATCTGTACTGGAGAACCACCACCTGGCTGTGGGCTTTAAACTACTACAGGAAGAAAACTGTGACATCTTTCAGAACCTGAGCAAGAAGCAGCGGCAGTCACTGCGCACGATGGTCATCGACATG gtattAGCCACAGACATGTCCAAGCACATGAATTTTCTGGCAGACTTAAAGACCATGGTTGAGACAAAGAAAGTGACCAGTCTTGGAGTATTGTTGCTGGACAACTACTCAGACAGAATACAG GTTCTCCAAAACATGGTCCACTGTGCCGACCTAAGCAACCCGACAAAGCCCCTCGAGATCTACAGGCAGTGGACAGACCGCATCATGGTGGAGTATTTCACACAGGGTGACCGGGAGCGCGACAAAGGCATGGAGATTAGCCCCATGTGTGACAAGCACACTGCTTCAGTGGAGAAGTCTCAG GTTGGCTTCATTGACTACATCGTACACCCTCTGTGGGAGACATGGGCTGACCTCGTCCACCCTGACGCACAAGAAATCCTTGACACTCTGGAGGACAACCGCGAGTGGTACCAGAGCATGATTCGCCACAGTCCCTCGCCCCCGCCCGAGGAACAGGACTCACACGGTGCCATTGGAGCCTCAACAAGCGAAAAGTTTCAGTTCGAGCTGACGCTGGAGGAGGAGGGCGAGTCGGACTCCGAGAGCCCTCAGGAAGAGCCTGAGTGCTCTGTGACTCGGTGCCAAAGGACGTTATCTCCTGAAACAACAAACAAGCATACTGCAAAAGATTGA
- the LOC124390986 gene encoding cAMP-specific 3',5'-cyclic phosphodiesterase 4D-like isoform X4: MNEMQEEDSCVMAAHAMKLKSRSSGGSPCETPNSKQSPRNSPRNSPLLFRKLLMNRSIVLQRRFTLAHTPSFDVENGPSVGRALDSQVSPSSGLVLQGNFPHSQRRESFLYRSDSDFDISPKGMSRNSSTASELEEGLKQWEVSCLPRHEDMIVTPFAQVLASLRTVRSNFAALTHLQDRGSCKRPSVSNPPTVCKQGVPDEACQKLAIETLEELDWCLDQLETLQTRHSVSEMASNKFKRMLNRELTQLSETSRSGNQVSEFIASTFLEKPHDVEILSPPLKEKEKKRRPMSQISGVKKLTHSPSLAPSRIPRFGVNTEHESLLAKEIEDINRWGLDIFKIAEHSGNRPLTVIMYTIFQERDLLKCFKIPADTFITFMMTLEGHYHADVAYHNNIHAADVVQSTHVLLSSPALEDVFTDLEIMAALFASAIHDVDHPGVSNQFLINTNSELALMYNDASVLENHHLAVGFKLLQEENCDIFQNLSKKQRQSLRTMVIDMVLATDMSKHMNFLADLKTMVETKKVTSLGVLLLDNYSDRIQVLQNMVHCADLSNPTKPLEIYRQWTDRIMVEYFTQGDRERDKGMEISPMCDKHTASVEKSQVGFIDYIVHPLWETWADLVHPDAQEILDTLEDNREWYQSMIRHSPSPPPEEQDSHGAIGASTSEKFQFELTLEEEGESDSESPQEEPECSVTRCQRTLSPETTNKHTAKD; encoded by the exons TTTTGATGTTGAAAATGGACCATCAGTGGGACGAGCGCTGGACTCCCAGGTCAGCCCGAGCTCCGGCCTGGTCCTGCAGGGTAACTTCCCCCACAGCCAGCGGCGCGAGTCTTTCTTGTACCGCTCCGATTCTGACTTTGACATCTCGCCAAAAGGCATGTCTCGAAATTCCTCAACTGCCAGTGAGCT ggAAGAGGGCTTGAAACAGTGGGAAGTCAGTTGCCTGCCTCG ACATGAGGACATGATTGTAACACCGTTTGCACAG GTCCTGGCAAGTTTGCGAACAGTGCGGAGCAACTTTGCCGCACTGACTCATCTGCAGGATCGGGGAAGTTGCAA AAGGCCATCAGTGAGTAATCCTCCCACTGTGTGCAAGCAGGGTGTACCAG ATGAGGCATGCCAGAAATTGGCTATTGAAACCctggaagaacttgactggtGTCTGGACCAGTTGGAGACCCTGCAAACACGCCACTCAGTCAGCGAGATGGCCTCCAATAAG TTTAAAAGAATGCTGAACCGTGAACTTACTCAGCTGTCAGAGACGAGCCGCTCGGGAAACCAAGTGTCCGAGTTCATAGCAAGCACATTTTTAG AGAAACCACACGATGTGGAGATTCTGTCTCCACCACtcaaggagaaggagaagaagcgGCGTCCCATGTCTCAAATCAGTGGAGTTAAGAAGTTGACACACAGCCCGAGCCTCGCCCCCAGTCGCATCCCTCGATTTGGGGTCAACACTGAGCACGAGAGCCTGCTAGCCAAG GAAATAGAAGACATCAATCGCTGGGGCCTTGATATTTTTAAAATAGCTGAGCATTCAGGGAATCGGCCACTAACGGTTATAATGTACACGATATTCCAG GAACGAGACCTCCTGAAGTGCTTTAAGATCCCAGCGGACACATTTATCACCTTCATGATGACATTAGAGGGACACTACCACGCTGATGTCGCCTATCACAATAACATCCATGCTGCTGACGTAGTGCAATCCACACATGTGCTCCTCTCCTCACCTGCTTTAGAG GATGTCTTCACCGACCTTGAAATCATGGCTGCTTTGTTCGCGAGTGCCATACATGATGTTGATCATCCTGGAGTGTCAAACCAATTCCTCATTAACACCA actCTGAGTTGGCTCTGATGTATAATGATGCATCTGTACTGGAGAACCACCACCTGGCTGTGGGCTTTAAACTACTACAGGAAGAAAACTGTGACATCTTTCAGAACCTGAGCAAGAAGCAGCGGCAGTCACTGCGCACGATGGTCATCGACATG gtattAGCCACAGACATGTCCAAGCACATGAATTTTCTGGCAGACTTAAAGACCATGGTTGAGACAAAGAAAGTGACCAGTCTTGGAGTATTGTTGCTGGACAACTACTCAGACAGAATACAG GTTCTCCAAAACATGGTCCACTGTGCCGACCTAAGCAACCCGACAAAGCCCCTCGAGATCTACAGGCAGTGGACAGACCGCATCATGGTGGAGTATTTCACACAGGGTGACCGGGAGCGCGACAAAGGCATGGAGATTAGCCCCATGTGTGACAAGCACACTGCTTCAGTGGAGAAGTCTCAG GTTGGCTTCATTGACTACATCGTACACCCTCTGTGGGAGACATGGGCTGACCTCGTCCACCCTGACGCACAAGAAATCCTTGACACTCTGGAGGACAACCGCGAGTGGTACCAGAGCATGATTCGCCACAGTCCCTCGCCCCCGCCCGAGGAACAGGACTCACACGGTGCCATTGGAGCCTCAACAAGCGAAAAGTTTCAGTTCGAGCTGACGCTGGAGGAGGAGGGCGAGTCGGACTCCGAGAGCCCTCAGGAAGAGCCTGAGTGCTCTGTGACTCGGTGCCAAAGGACGTTATCTCCTGAAACAACAAACAAGCATACTGCAAAAGATTGA